A genomic region of Thermodesulfovibrio aggregans contains the following coding sequences:
- a CDS encoding 4Fe-4S dicluster domain-containing protein translates to MPKYVMVIDVERCIGCMACVIACKKENNVADGYFRTRVVEEVRGEFPYLKMELRSELCNHCENAPCIDACPTRASHRAKDGTVQIDKKKCIGCKACILACPYDARYSTPEGVADKCTFCEHRIKEGKKPACVETCLGKSRIFGDLDDPNSEVSQLLKKHDAAVRLEFAGTKPRVFYINKKFAGGL, encoded by the coding sequence ATGCCAAAATATGTGATGGTAATAGATGTTGAAAGGTGTATTGGATGTATGGCATGTGTCATTGCCTGTAAAAAAGAAAATAATGTTGCAGATGGATACTTTAGAACAAGGGTTGTTGAAGAGGTAAGAGGTGAGTTTCCTTATTTGAAAATGGAATTAAGATCTGAACTTTGCAATCACTGTGAAAATGCACCATGCATAGATGCTTGCCCTACAAGAGCATCCCATAGGGCAAAGGACGGAACAGTTCAGATTGACAAAAAGAAATGCATTGGCTGTAAAGCCTGTATCTTAGCTTGTCCATATGATGCAAGATATTCAACTCCTGAGGGAGTGGCTGATAAATGCACATTTTGTGAACACAGAATAAAAGAGGGAAAGAAACCTGCATGTGTTGAAACATGTCTTGGTAAGTCAAGAATTTTTGGTGATCTTGACGACCCAAATTCTGAGGTATCACAACTTTTGAAGAAGCATGATGCGGCGGTCAGACTTGAGTTTGCAGGAACAAAGCCAAGAGTTTTTTACATTAACAAAAAATTTGCAGGAGGGCTATGA
- a CDS encoding 4Fe-4S dicluster domain-containing protein — translation MQTKVKKGLIVIDSERCKGCKYCILTCPKGCIELSSEFNASGFFPARFSNPENCIGCAMCAVVCPEIAIEVFVED, via the coding sequence ATGCAAACAAAAGTTAAAAAAGGCTTAATTGTTATTGATTCAGAGAGATGTAAAGGCTGTAAATACTGTATTTTAACCTGCCCAAAAGGCTGCATTGAACTTTCATCAGAGTTTAATGCATCAGGTTTTTTCCCTGCCAGATTTTCAAATCCTGAAAACTGTATAGGATGTGCAATGTGTGCAGTTGTTTGTCCTGAGATAGCCATTGAGGTCTTTGTAGAAGATTAA
- a CDS encoding cytochrome-c peroxidase, whose product MLRKSSTIVFLSLLFFINLLITIESIAADKTKKKLEPLPLPPIPKNNPMTPEKIELGKKLFFDRRLSGDGTTSCASCHDPEKAFTDASEISLSYPTTRNFRNAPTLINVAYAKYLFWDGRAKSLEEQAEFPIMSPFEMNQNLDFVEEEIRVVPEYRESFKKIFGKDVNIKLIAQAIAAFERTLISKNAPIDRYLRGDKNALSDEAKKGLEVFTGKGKCIECHYGAYLSDNKFHALHVPENPKYANETKFIVTRRYVAKINKYPDYVNVREDLGRYFKTREKRDYKAFKTPTLREVAKTAPYMHNGIFKSLDEVIDFFNKGGGEGNKALKPLNLTDYEKKALKTFLIEALSGEEIKIKPPDIP is encoded by the coding sequence ATGTTGAGAAAAAGTAGTACCATAGTTTTTTTATCTCTTTTATTCTTTATAAATTTACTGATAACTATTGAAAGCATTGCAGCCGATAAAACTAAAAAAAAGCTTGAGCCTCTACCTCTTCCTCCTATTCCTAAAAACAATCCGATGACACCTGAGAAAATCGAACTTGGAAAAAAACTTTTCTTTGACCGCAGACTCTCAGGAGATGGAACAACAAGCTGTGCAAGCTGTCATGATCCTGAAAAGGCATTTACAGATGCATCAGAAATTTCACTCAGTTATCCAACAACACGAAATTTCAGAAATGCACCAACATTAATAAATGTAGCCTATGCAAAATATCTTTTCTGGGATGGAAGAGCAAAATCACTGGAAGAACAGGCAGAGTTTCCAATTATGTCTCCCTTTGAAATGAATCAAAATCTTGATTTTGTTGAGGAAGAGATAAGAGTTGTCCCTGAATACAGAGAGTCTTTTAAGAAAATTTTCGGTAAAGACGTAAATATAAAACTAATAGCACAGGCTATAGCAGCCTTTGAGAGAACACTTATATCTAAGAATGCTCCCATTGATAGATATCTAAGAGGTGACAAAAACGCATTAAGTGATGAGGCTAAGAAGGGACTTGAGGTATTTACAGGAAAGGGCAAATGCATTGAGTGCCACTATGGAGCTTATCTCAGTGATAACAAGTTTCATGCATTACATGTTCCAGAAAATCCAAAGTATGCAAATGAGACCAAATTTATTGTAACTCGTAGATATGTAGCTAAGATAAATAAGTATCCAGACTATGTAAATGTTAGAGAGGACTTAGGTAGATATTTTAAAACAAGGGAAAAGAGAGACTATAAAGCATTCAAAACACCAACTTTAAGAGAAGTTGCAAAAACTGCTCCATACATGCATAACGGTATATTTAAGAGCCTCGATGAAGTAATTGATTTCTTTAATAAAGGAGGAGGAGAGGGCAACAAAGCGTTGAAGCCTTTAAATTTAACTGATTATGAAAAGAAAGCATTAAAAACTTTTCTCATAGAGGCTTTATCGGGTGAAGAAATCAAGATTAAACCACCTGATATTCCATAG
- a CDS encoding sulfurtransferase TusA family protein, whose protein sequence is MAVILLDARGLKCPQPTIQMTIKALKMKKGDILEVIADCPTFENDVKNWCRRNNKTLLWIRDEGNGVKRCQVQF, encoded by the coding sequence ATGGCAGTGATTTTACTTGATGCTCGTGGTTTAAAATGTCCTCAGCCAACAATTCAGATGACAATCAAAGCATTGAAAATGAAAAAAGGAGATATTCTTGAAGTCATTGCAGACTGTCCCACCTTTGAAAATGATGTTAAAAACTGGTGCAGAAGAAACAATAAAACTCTTTTATGGATAAGAGATGAAGGCAACGGAGTAAAAAGATGTCAGGTTCAGTTTTAA
- a CDS encoding ubiquinol-cytochrome c reductase iron-sulfur subunit, whose amino-acid sequence MKKIKPENDSLGNQKRRLFLKKIINFLFLITGFMFVIVSLVSLKPKNPKNRAYKFFEIAQDKIPKEGVRKIDIVIEKEKSLKIFLVKQENSIIALSPVCTHLGCLVNFDRTMNEFVCPCHGGRYDIQGRVIKGPPKENLHRLPVKIENGKIFIGIKI is encoded by the coding sequence ATGAAAAAAATTAAACCAGAAAATGATAGTTTAGGTAACCAAAAAAGAAGGCTTTTTTTAAAAAAGATAATCAATTTCCTATTTTTAATTACAGGATTTATGTTCGTGATTGTTAGTTTAGTCTCTTTAAAACCCAAAAACCCAAAAAACAGAGCATACAAATTTTTTGAAATAGCTCAAGACAAAATTCCAAAAGAAGGTGTAAGAAAAATAGACATTGTCATTGAAAAAGAAAAATCTTTGAAAATTTTTTTAGTAAAGCAAGAAAACTCAATCATTGCTCTTTCACCTGTATGTACTCATTTAGGTTGTCTTGTAAATTTTGACAGAACAATGAATGAATTTGTCTGTCCCTGTCATGGTGGAAGATATGATATTCAAGGAAGAGTGATTAAAGGTCCCCCGAAAGAGAATCTTCATAGACTTCCTGTTAAAATAGAAAATGGCAAAATCTTTATAGGAATAAAAATATGA
- a CDS encoding cytochrome b N-terminal domain-containing protein — protein MKLIDWFLDRFRLKSAHRGVFDRKIPEGINYFYCFGGIAFTAFLICSISGFFLSFYYIPSENEAYLSIQRIHEEVYLGKLMRGIHKWSANVLIITLIIHSIRVFVTKSYRPPRELNWIVGVILFIIVMVEGFTGYLLPWDQKAYWATVVGTNIVGSIPFIGETLLLIVRGGYEVTGVTLNRFYSLHILWFPLIIMLLLWAHFHMIKKLGISKPL, from the coding sequence ATGAAACTTATTGATTGGTTTCTTGATAGATTCAGATTAAAATCAGCGCATAGAGGAGTTTTTGACAGAAAAATTCCAGAAGGAATTAACTATTTCTATTGTTTTGGAGGAATTGCCTTTACAGCTTTTTTAATATGTTCTATCTCTGGATTTTTTTTATCATTCTACTATATTCCCTCTGAAAATGAAGCTTACCTGAGTATTCAGAGAATTCATGAAGAAGTATATCTTGGGAAATTGATGCGGGGAATTCATAAATGGTCTGCCAATGTTTTGATTATAACCCTTATAATCCATTCAATAAGAGTCTTTGTAACTAAAAGTTACAGGCCACCAAGAGAGTTAAACTGGATTGTTGGAGTTATCTTATTTATAATTGTAATGGTAGAAGGTTTTACAGGATATTTGCTTCCATGGGATCAGAAAGCCTACTGGGCAACTGTAGTTGGAACAAATATAGTGGGTTCAATTCCATTTATAGGTGAAACTTTATTATTAATTGTAAGAGGCGGATACGAAGTAACAGGAGTAACTCTCAATAGGTTTTATAGCTTGCATATACTCTGGTTTCCGCTGATTATCATGCTGCTTCTTTGGGCACACTTTCACATGATAAAAAAACTCGGAATATCAAAACCCTTATGA
- a CDS encoding ABC transporter substrate-binding protein has translation MSGSVLKTFLIITIALLIPSFLGAEQNSDSIVLGMSAAFKGPTGGLGIELYRGAMAYFEHVNRNGGIYGKKIVIKAYDDGYNPIPTIKNTIKLVEEDNVFTLFNYVGTPTVTRILPILKSYSNRNIYLFFPFTGALPHRKPPYDEYVFNLRASYEQETGGLVENFIKIGRKKIGIFYQADAYGRSGWDGVRKTLAKYGSKIVAEATYKRGAKYSDSFKKQVEILKNAGADAVISVGAYAACAGFIRDARDMGWDVPIANVSFVGSEFMINLLLEEEKKTGRKYTYNLINSQVVPSYEDMSLRAVKEYRDLMDRYNPLPPSELMEPDYRPLKYSFVSFEGFLNAKVIVEVLKKLGKEPKRENIKKVVEHIKNLDIGIDEKISFSPTKHQALNKVYYTTYKDGKFVPIKDWSEWKK, from the coding sequence ATGTCAGGTTCAGTTTTAAAAACTTTTTTAATCATCACTATTGCTTTATTAATTCCTTCCTTTTTAGGTGCCGAACAAAATAGTGACAGTATAGTCCTTGGTATGTCAGCTGCTTTTAAGGGTCCAACAGGAGGGCTTGGAATAGAGCTTTACAGAGGAGCAATGGCATATTTTGAGCATGTCAACAGAAATGGCGGTATTTATGGTAAAAAGATTGTCATTAAAGCCTATGACGATGGCTACAATCCTATTCCAACAATAAAAAACACTATAAAACTCGTTGAAGAAGATAATGTGTTCACACTTTTCAACTATGTTGGAACTCCTACAGTAACAAGAATTTTACCGATACTGAAAAGTTACAGCAATAGAAATATCTATTTATTTTTCCCTTTTACAGGAGCACTTCCTCACAGAAAACCTCCCTATGACGAATATGTATTTAATTTAAGAGCATCCTATGAACAGGAAACAGGCGGGCTTGTTGAGAATTTCATAAAGATTGGAAGAAAGAAGATAGGAATTTTTTATCAGGCTGATGCTTATGGAAGAAGTGGATGGGATGGCGTAAGAAAAACCCTTGCAAAGTATGGCTCTAAAATAGTAGCAGAGGCAACATATAAAAGAGGTGCTAAATATTCAGACAGTTTTAAAAAGCAGGTTGAAATTCTCAAAAATGCAGGAGCTGATGCTGTTATCTCTGTGGGTGCCTATGCAGCCTGTGCAGGATTCATAAGAGATGCAAGAGACATGGGATGGGATGTTCCTATTGCTAATGTGTCCTTTGTAGGAAGTGAATTTATGATTAATCTTCTTCTTGAGGAAGAGAAAAAAACTGGCAGAAAATACACTTACAATTTGATAAACTCTCAGGTAGTGCCAAGCTATGAAGACATGAGTTTACGAGCTGTAAAGGAATATAGAGATTTAATGGACAGATACAATCCTTTACCCCCTTCAGAATTGATGGAGCCAGACTACAGACCTCTTAAATACAGTTTTGTAAGCTTTGAAGGCTTTCTTAATGCAAAGGTTATTGTTGAAGTTCTAAAAAAACTTGGTAAAGAACCAAAGAGAGAAAATATTAAAAAAGTGGTGGAGCACATAAAAAATCTTGATATAGGAATTGATGAAAAAATCAGTTTTTCTCCAACAAAACATCAGGCATTAAATAAAGTTTATTATACGACCTATAAAGATGGTAAATTTGTTCCAATAAAAGACTGGAGTGAATGGAAAAAATGA
- a CDS encoding CoB--CoM heterodisulfide reductase iron-sulfur subunit A family protein, translated as MKIGAIFCSCAGQIAEKIDFEKIKLFVKDKIAWFEKFDLACSEETKKKIINLLALRKPDGLLILGCSPKNKESLFHSIAEQAGINPYMINFVNLREQVVWVTEKKEDALKKAYALFNGALERLKKQKPLFEKQFPFCDEVMIVGGGIAGLKAAVSLSKAGRKVYLIERENSLGGKITKYEKLFPALSCGPCVVHPMIEEVLNSDIELRLNSELKELKGFFGSLFAKVLSKPVYVNPQKCIGCGQCEEVCPVNAIRVEPMKLPAVARINPELCIALQGEDCNLCIKECPVPDTINFNERGKEENIKVGSVLWATGFELMDCKTIPQFGYGRFKDVYNAIEFEEILNSEGPTKGEILTSSGQSPQRIAIIHCVGSLDENFYPYCSKICCQYAFKFNRVIRQILPDVEIVHFFKEIVLPGKKAYKLYSQAIKDPLTRILRYESLNELKIDKEDSLIIYFKEYKILCDIVVLCPAIVSDKNLPELSGVFLAGSVKEPMTIEEAETDAMAQIGEILCLFKKKITKQPFIAQIDYNKCSRCGICLSQCPYKAIEIVEEKPEIIEVLCEGCGICVASCPSKAIDMEGYSEEQIYSEIDGILKAIEEVSYGSDFT; from the coding sequence TTGAAAATTGGGGCTATTTTTTGTAGTTGTGCCGGTCAGATAGCTGAAAAAATTGATTTTGAAAAAATAAAACTCTTTGTAAAAGATAAAATCGCATGGTTTGAAAAATTTGATTTAGCCTGCTCAGAGGAAACTAAAAAGAAAATTATAAATTTATTAGCCCTGAGAAAACCTGATGGATTATTAATTCTTGGCTGTTCACCAAAGAATAAAGAGTCCCTATTTCACAGTATTGCTGAACAGGCTGGAATTAACCCTTACATGATAAACTTTGTTAATCTGAGAGAACAGGTTGTGTGGGTCACTGAAAAAAAGGAGGATGCATTAAAAAAGGCATATGCACTCTTTAACGGAGCTTTGGAAAGATTAAAAAAACAAAAACCTCTTTTTGAAAAACAATTTCCCTTCTGTGATGAAGTAATGATAGTTGGAGGAGGTATAGCAGGTCTTAAGGCAGCAGTTAGTCTTTCAAAGGCTGGTCGGAAAGTTTATCTCATTGAAAGGGAAAATTCTCTTGGGGGTAAAATCACCAAATATGAAAAACTCTTTCCAGCCCTTTCCTGTGGACCCTGTGTGGTGCATCCAATGATTGAAGAGGTTTTAAATTCTGATATAGAACTGCGATTAAATTCAGAATTGAAAGAATTAAAAGGATTTTTCGGAAGCCTTTTTGCAAAGGTTTTATCAAAGCCAGTTTATGTTAATCCTCAAAAATGTATTGGCTGTGGTCAATGTGAAGAAGTCTGTCCAGTAAATGCTATCAGAGTAGAACCAATGAAACTTCCAGCAGTGGCAAGAATAAATCCTGAACTATGTATTGCACTTCAAGGCGAGGATTGTAACCTTTGTATAAAAGAATGCCCTGTGCCAGATACGATAAATTTTAATGAGAGGGGAAAAGAGGAAAATATAAAAGTTGGGTCTGTGCTATGGGCAACAGGATTTGAACTTATGGATTGTAAAACTATTCCTCAGTTTGGATATGGAAGATTTAAAGATGTATATAATGCTATTGAGTTTGAAGAAATTTTAAACTCTGAAGGACCCACAAAGGGAGAAATTTTAACCAGCTCAGGGCAGTCTCCTCAGAGGATTGCCATTATTCACTGTGTTGGAAGTCTTGATGAAAATTTCTATCCCTACTGCAGTAAAATATGCTGTCAGTATGCTTTTAAGTTTAACAGAGTTATCAGACAGATCTTGCCAGATGTTGAAATAGTTCACTTTTTTAAGGAAATAGTCCTTCCTGGTAAAAAGGCATACAAACTTTATTCACAGGCAATTAAAGATCCTTTAACGAGAATTTTAAGATATGAAAGTTTAAATGAATTAAAAATTGACAAGGAAGATTCTTTAATTATCTATTTCAAGGAATATAAAATTCTCTGTGACATTGTTGTTCTCTGTCCTGCCATTGTTTCTGATAAAAACTTGCCCGAACTTTCAGGAGTATTTTTAGCAGGTTCTGTGAAAGAGCCAATGACAATTGAGGAAGCAGAAACTGATGCGATGGCGCAGATTGGAGAAATTCTTTGTTTATTTAAAAAGAAAATAACTAAACAACCATTTATAGCCCAAATAGATTATAATAAATGCAGCCGTTGTGGTATATGTTTATCTCAATGTCCCTATAAGGCAATTGAGATAGTTGAGGAAAAACCAGAAATTATAGAAGTTTTATGTGAAGGATGTGGGATATGTGTGGCATCCTGTCCTTCAAAGGCAATTGATATGGAAGGTTACAGTGAAGAACAGATTTACTCTGAAATAGATGGAATACTGAAAGCGATTGAGGAGGTAAGTTATGGCAGTGATTTTACTTGA
- a CDS encoding molybdopterin-containing oxidoreductase family protein: MSITRRNFLKIAAATGGLAIAGTSTVTSVLGLGKKPVSLPQYIPTTCEMCFWRCGVIAKVVDGKVVKLDGNPLHPNSRGKLCARGHGGIGLLYDPDRLKTPLINTGARGEAKFKKASWDEALGFVADKMQKIKEKYGAESIALLTHGTISTYFMHLLQAFGSPNFAMPSFALCRGARGVAFELTFGEDVGNPERLDIQNSKVVVLIGSHLGENAHNSQCQEFAEAVGKDATVIVVDPRFSTAAGKAKYWLPIKPATDLALLLSWINVIINEGLYDKEYVAKYTSGFNEVAMAVKEYTPEWAEKETDIPSSLIVDTARVIGKNRPHVLIHPGRHTAWYSDNVQRQRAVAILTALLGAYGRPGGIYLSPKKKLEPVFLSDKDYPEPQKPALNKGDYPFAGEEGVTHVIVKATLTEQPYPIKGWFITGTNIMKAMPNQRDTLSAIQKLELLVAVDMMPYDGVMLADVVLPECTYLERHDDLFTVKERAFGISIRQPVVQPMYDSKPGWWIAKELGKRLGLEDYFPWNTFEDFLKMKCETWGIDYSELVKKGYISFPESEAPYITSDNQPKFKTPSGKIELYSKELKEKGFDPVPKYTKHKQPPEGWFRLIYGRAPVHTFSRTTNNPSLWELMKENTAWVNAKVAKKMGLKNEDYIVLINQDGVKSNKVRIKVTERIREDCIYLVHGFSSTSKLLHRAYLRGADDQQLITKYDIDPISGSVGMRVNFVKISKEV, from the coding sequence ATGAGTATTACCCGAAGAAATTTTTTAAAAATTGCTGCTGCCACAGGCGGTCTTGCAATAGCTGGAACTTCAACTGTAACCTCTGTCTTAGGTCTTGGTAAAAAGCCTGTTTCCTTACCCCAATATATCCCTACTACTTGTGAGATGTGTTTCTGGAGATGCGGTGTAATTGCAAAAGTTGTTGATGGAAAAGTTGTAAAGCTTGATGGAAATCCCCTTCATCCAAACTCTCGGGGTAAACTCTGTGCAAGAGGACATGGTGGAATAGGGCTTCTTTATGATCCTGACAGACTTAAAACTCCTCTTATTAATACAGGTGCAAGAGGAGAAGCGAAATTTAAAAAAGCATCATGGGATGAGGCGCTTGGCTTTGTTGCAGATAAAATGCAGAAAATTAAGGAAAAATACGGAGCAGAATCAATAGCTTTACTTACACATGGAACAATTTCAACCTATTTCATGCATCTTCTTCAAGCTTTTGGTTCTCCAAATTTTGCGATGCCATCTTTTGCTTTATGTAGAGGTGCTCGTGGAGTTGCCTTTGAGCTTACATTTGGAGAAGATGTAGGTAATCCTGAAAGACTTGATATTCAGAATAGCAAAGTAGTTGTTTTGATAGGTAGTCATCTTGGTGAGAATGCTCATAATTCTCAATGTCAGGAGTTTGCAGAAGCAGTGGGCAAGGATGCTACTGTTATAGTGGTTGACCCGAGATTTTCTACTGCTGCAGGCAAGGCAAAATACTGGTTGCCAATAAAGCCTGCTACTGATTTAGCCCTTTTATTGTCATGGATAAATGTAATAATAAACGAAGGACTTTACGATAAAGAGTATGTTGCAAAATATACCAGTGGTTTTAATGAAGTTGCTATGGCTGTAAAAGAATATACACCAGAGTGGGCGGAAAAGGAGACTGATATTCCATCTAGTTTAATTGTTGACACAGCAAGAGTAATTGGTAAAAACAGACCGCATGTTTTAATCCATCCTGGAAGACACACTGCCTGGTATTCAGATAATGTTCAGCGTCAGCGTGCTGTTGCCATATTGACAGCACTTTTAGGTGCTTATGGAAGACCTGGTGGAATATATCTCAGTCCAAAGAAAAAACTTGAACCAGTATTCCTATCAGATAAAGATTATCCAGAGCCGCAAAAGCCTGCATTAAACAAAGGTGACTATCCATTTGCAGGTGAAGAAGGGGTAACTCATGTAATTGTTAAAGCTACTTTAACAGAACAGCCCTATCCAATAAAGGGCTGGTTTATTACAGGAACGAACATAATGAAGGCTATGCCAAATCAAAGAGATACATTGAGTGCTATTCAAAAACTTGAACTTCTTGTAGCTGTTGATATGATGCCTTATGATGGAGTAATGCTTGCTGATGTGGTGCTACCAGAGTGCACCTATCTTGAGCGTCATGACGACCTCTTCACTGTTAAAGAGAGAGCCTTTGGAATTTCAATTCGTCAACCAGTTGTTCAGCCTATGTATGATTCAAAACCTGGATGGTGGATAGCAAAGGAACTCGGTAAAAGGCTTGGACTTGAAGATTACTTTCCATGGAATACTTTTGAAGATTTCTTAAAAATGAAGTGCGAAACTTGGGGAATAGACTACAGCGAGCTTGTAAAGAAAGGATATATAAGTTTTCCAGAAAGTGAAGCCCCGTACATAACATCTGATAATCAACCAAAATTTAAGACCCCATCAGGCAAGATAGAGCTTTACAGCAAAGAACTTAAAGAAAAAGGTTTTGATCCTGTTCCAAAATACACAAAACACAAGCAACCACCGGAAGGCTGGTTCAGACTTATTTATGGAAGAGCTCCAGTGCACACTTTTTCAAGAACAACCAATAATCCATCTTTGTGGGAACTTATGAAAGAAAATACAGCCTGGGTAAATGCAAAGGTGGCAAAAAAAATGGGACTCAAAAATGAAGATTATATAGTATTGATAAATCAAGATGGCGTAAAATCTAACAAAGTTCGGATAAAAGTTACAGAGAGAATCAGAGAAGATTGTATTTACCTTGTTCATGGATTTTCCTCTACTTCAAAACTTCTCCATAGAGCATATTTAAGAGGAGCTGATGATCAGCAGTTAATAACAAAATACGATATTGACCCAATAAGTGGAAGTGTTGGAATGAGAGTTAATTTTGTAAAGATTTCCAAGGAGGTATAA
- the extJ gene encoding selenite/tellurite reduction operon protein ExtJ — MKKALVLSVILTFILAVTFAGFAAETKKTETVQGTVTKIDGNKLTIKKDDGTEVTVEVKDAKGIKVGDKVKVKNGVVTKEKEKKEASPKKKKAVEGC; from the coding sequence ATGAAAAAGGCATTAGTACTTTCAGTAATTCTAACATTTATTCTTGCGGTGACTTTTGCTGGTTTTGCTGCAGAAACAAAGAAAACTGAGACAGTACAGGGAACAGTTACAAAAATTGATGGGAACAAACTGACAATTAAGAAGGATGACGGAACTGAAGTCACAGTGGAGGTAAAGGATGCGAAAGGCATTAAAGTAGGAGACAAAGTTAAAGTAAAGAATGGTGTTGTAACAAAGGAAAAAGAAAAGAAAGAGGCATCACCAAAGAAGAAAAAGGCTGTTGAAGGCTGTTAA
- the nrfD gene encoding NrfD/PsrC family molybdoenzyme membrane anchor subunit yields the protein MIEIGITGTNTITFPYLEVWDWRIVLYLFLGGLSAGMLVMCSIANLRIPKQPVEELAQCVRAPLIAFIVLAVGALFIIFDLGSPFNLIWGYLTFQPLSLMSWGTWGVPIVLFANALYILAVIPKDQRHRLKFSFLIKISEKLALKMRPIAKLNFALGIFLGIYTGVLLSSFSAIPLWNNATLPILFLISALSSGAAMIVIIAKKAEIKFLFTKIDIWLIVAELVVIALFFYGLYTSTAPYKKAIEPFFSLTSEHFIFTVALIAIFLLLPLALRIKLGELKEFQNEVHEEFTKAQIFRMNFAAVLVIAGTLILRAAIVYAGQLTKLSPY from the coding sequence ATGATAGAGATAGGAATTACAGGAACAAATACAATAACATTTCCCTATCTGGAGGTTTGGGACTGGAGAATTGTTCTTTATCTCTTTTTAGGAGGTCTTTCTGCTGGTATGCTTGTAATGTGCTCAATAGCGAACTTAAGGATACCGAAGCAGCCTGTTGAAGAGCTTGCTCAGTGCGTTAGAGCACCATTAATTGCCTTTATAGTACTTGCTGTAGGTGCTTTATTTATAATTTTTGACCTTGGCTCTCCATTTAATCTTATATGGGGTTATTTAACATTTCAGCCTCTCTCTTTGATGTCCTGGGGTACCTGGGGAGTTCCAATTGTACTTTTTGCTAATGCCCTTTATATCTTAGCTGTAATTCCAAAGGACCAGAGACATCGCCTAAAATTCTCTTTTTTAATAAAGATATCTGAAAAACTTGCTCTTAAGATGAGACCTATCGCAAAGTTAAACTTTGCTTTAGGAATATTTCTTGGTATATATACCGGAGTACTTCTCAGCTCTTTCTCAGCAATTCCTCTCTGGAATAATGCTACACTTCCAATTCTTTTTCTTATTTCTGCTTTGTCCTCAGGTGCAGCTATGATTGTTATAATAGCAAAGAAGGCAGAGATAAAATTTTTATTCACTAAAATTGACATATGGTTGATAGTTGCAGAACTTGTAGTGATAGCGTTGTTCTTCTATGGACTTTATACCTCAACAGCACCATACAAGAAAGCCATTGAGCCATTTTTCTCACTAACCAGTGAACACTTTATCTTTACAGTTGCTTTGATTGCTATATTCTTACTGCTTCCTCTTGCATTAAGAATTAAGCTGGGTGAATTAAAAGAATTTCAAAATGAAGTTCATGAAGAGTTTACAAAGGCTCAGATTTTCAGGATGAACTTTGCTGCTGTGCTAGTTATTGCAGGAACTTTGATTTTAAGAGCAGCAATAGTATATGCAGGACAGTTAACAAAGTTATCGCCTTATTGA